The following proteins are encoded in a genomic region of Tenacibaculum sp. 190524A05c:
- the murI gene encoding glutamate racemase → MNSSEKQPIGIFDSGIGGTSIWKEIHSLLPNEQTIYLSDSFNAPYGQKSRQKILELSIKNTEFLLEQNCKIIVVACNTATTNSIKYLRSSYDVPFIGIEPAIKPASILTESKKIGILATKGTLNSELFEKTSSKIDQEVQIIEQIGEGLVELIESNQINSPEMDELLQRYLQPMLKEHVDCLVLGCTHYPYLIPKIKKIVGESLKIIDSGEAVARQTKNILQQLNLLSQHPNSKENVFYINKDKTVLQHILKGYTNVNIIQKHF, encoded by the coding sequence ATGAATTCATCAGAAAAACAACCTATAGGCATTTTTGATTCCGGAATTGGAGGAACTTCCATTTGGAAAGAAATTCATTCATTATTACCTAACGAGCAAACTATTTATCTATCCGATAGTTTTAATGCTCCTTACGGCCAAAAATCTCGTCAAAAAATCCTTGAACTTTCTATAAAAAATACTGAGTTTTTACTAGAACAAAATTGTAAAATTATAGTTGTTGCTTGTAATACTGCTACTACTAATTCAATTAAATATTTGCGTAGCTCATACGATGTACCTTTTATTGGTATAGAACCTGCTATAAAACCTGCTTCCATTCTTACCGAATCAAAGAAAATTGGAATACTTGCTACGAAGGGAACTTTAAATAGCGAATTGTTCGAAAAAACCTCTTCTAAAATTGATCAAGAAGTCCAAATTATTGAACAAATTGGTGAAGGATTAGTTGAGCTAATTGAAAGTAATCAGATAAATTCTCCAGAAATGGATGAATTATTACAACGATATTTACAACCTATGCTTAAAGAACATGTAGACTGTTTAGTTTTAGGTTGCACACATTATCCTTACTTGATACCTAAAATAAAAAAAATAGTTGGAGAAAGCTTAAAAATCATTGATTCTGGCGAAGCTGTTGCAAGACAAACAAAGAATATTCTTCAGCAATTAAATTTACTATCTCAACATCCCAATAGTAAAGAAAATGTTTTTTATATCAATAAAGACAAAACCGTTCTACAGCACATCCTAAAAGGATACACCAATGTAAATATTATTCAAAAACACTTTTAA
- a CDS encoding type IX secretion system membrane protein PorP/SprF, protein MKGLIKFSFLVLAAVGIQAQETLPIYQDYLSDNVYLIHPAAAGIGDCGKIRLTARTQWLGVDNAPELQTLSFHAKTGPDSKAAYGAIVFNDKNGFHSQQAFQGTYAYHLELDRGNTFNQLSFGLSMSAVQNQVDQSTFSGDPTVRQLIESELYVNADFGLGYHYKGLSSYLTIKNIFLSAKDNLRNEFDALNLRNYILGAGYFFGDETKIQYEPSFMFQFKEQTQEKILDLNVKVYKNFKKTRLWLAASFRSSFGGNTFGNSQHISPIFGVNFNRFMVSYTYTKQFGDILFSDAGFHQISLGLNVLCRKKRLAACPNINGQLF, encoded by the coding sequence ATGAAGGGATTGATTAAATTTAGTTTTTTGGTTTTGGCGGCTGTGGGGATACAGGCTCAAGAAACCTTACCAATATATCAAGATTACTTATCTGATAATGTTTATTTAATCCATCCAGCGGCTGCTGGTATTGGAGATTGTGGTAAAATTAGATTAACTGCAAGAACCCAGTGGTTAGGTGTAGATAATGCACCAGAATTACAAACATTAAGTTTTCACGCAAAAACAGGTCCCGATTCAAAAGCAGCTTACGGAGCAATTGTTTTTAATGATAAAAACGGTTTTCATTCTCAACAAGCATTCCAAGGAACTTATGCTTACCATTTAGAGTTAGATAGAGGAAATACCTTTAACCAATTATCGTTCGGTTTGTCAATGTCTGCAGTTCAAAATCAAGTTGATCAAAGTACATTTTCAGGAGATCCTACGGTAAGACAATTAATTGAAAGTGAATTATATGTTAATGCGGATTTCGGTTTAGGATATCACTACAAAGGATTGTCTAGTTATTTAACCATTAAGAATATATTTTTATCTGCTAAAGATAATCTAAGAAACGAATTTGATGCTTTAAATCTTAGAAATTACATTTTAGGAGCAGGTTACTTTTTTGGAGATGAAACTAAGATTCAATACGAGCCTTCATTTATGTTCCAGTTTAAAGAACAAACTCAAGAGAAGATTTTGGATCTTAACGTAAAAGTTTACAAAAATTTTAAAAAGACCAGATTATGGTTAGCGGCTTCATTTAGAAGTTCTTTTGGAGGAAATACTTTTGGTAATTCTCAGCATATATCTCCAATATTTGGAGTTAACTTTAATCGTTTTATGGTTTCTTATACCTACACTAAACAATTTGGAGATATATTATTTTCAGATGCAGGATTTCATCAAATCTCTTTAGGATTAAATGTGTTGTGTAGAAAGAAGAGATTAGCTGCTTGTCCAAATATCAACGGACAATTATTCTAA